The genomic DNA TTTATTTCAACTCACTTGTGATTTAATTCTCTGTGTCGGCTCACCACTCACTCATGAGTCAAATAATGCATtgatgatttaactctccgcgCCGACTAGTCCCTCACTCACTACATTTCAACCCACTTACTCTGTATTACTCACTAGTGAATTCTAAATATCGCTTTGACAAACGAAAACACGATGGCAAGATGATTTCTGTAGGTACAATTTGCGATAATGCGAAATCAAGCTCACGAGTTGAGTGAGTTAAagcgaggtgagtgagtggctagtagtcggcacggagattTAAATCATTCCTCGAGATTTAACTTTAAAAGAGAGATTTTAAGATTTAAAACGCTATTATAACTCATTCATTACGATTTCATGCACGTTATTGAGTGGTTCTTCCCACCACCCGTTTCAAGATAGTCACGGTCAGACTCTCGGAGCGAAGTGGCAATGCTCCATTTTTCGGCCTCTCTCGCTTTCCCTTCGCCTAAAAGTTTCCCAGTCCCCAAAACTCAAAGCACAAAGCTTGTACCACCACACCTAACACAGACAATGCACCAACTTAGTTACTTGTACGGAACGGCGGATCTAATAACgtacttttttttgcagctaTCGCAGCCAACCATTCGGAATGTCGCACAGCTATGCACCGATGTATGCTGCGTATGCTGCAGCACCCATGATGGCCCCAAATCCCCGCGGAAGGGCAGGATTTGGCCGAGGAGGAAggtaattgtttgtttgcataaaATTGTTTCTATCTTACTCGCTATGTAGCTACGTTGTACATTGAATGGGATGATGTGTGTACATCACTTATACAAATATAATCTAATCGGGGAGAACATACAAGTGCCGTAAATTACTCAACAGTTTCTCCTCGGAGAGTTAAAGTATCTTTTCGTGTATTGCAATTACTTGTTTCGTGCGTGCTGCTACTCACACCCTACCCACTTGCTATCATCACTGATTGTGtatattgtttttcttcttcttcttctttttcttttccatcatTTGGCTTTTGTGATGTGAATGACAATGAACAATCTTCAAACAATCCttgcttgcttccttttcttttggaCTGCCCATGACCGTGTGGTCGACATTGATCCTTGCGCGGCTTGCTAACAGAGACACGGCGGTGGACCCTCGGCGACCGATCATAGCGTACAGTGACTTAGACATGCCTAATTTCAATGATAGTTTCTTCTAGTAAATTcgcggatgtgtgtgtgtgtgtacaataCAATCTAGCCCCCAGGATCCGAACACCGAATAAAAAGCTCCTTCTTTCAAGTCGTCCATTTTAAATACAGTCGAAACATTCAATCACGATgcgctagtgtgtgtgtgtgttttttttctttttatttgttcaCGTTAGCTTTCACCTAAACAATATATGaattaaagaaaagaaaagtaaataaaacttttaacTACTCCTCGAGTCAGCAATTATTTAGCACGATTAGTGGTatacgcgtttttttttgttcttggtactttagtttaaaaaacaaaaaccaatagTTGAGTaatttttagtttattttaaacCGGAAAATTCCGCATATGCAGCTAAACAAGGGGCCCCACTAATTCTCAACTGTATGTGTGTTCTTCTAGAATGGGTGGCTCCGACTATCGACCAGTTATTCAGTATCGCGATCTTGATGCCCCTCGTGAACCGGATGAATTTCTGTAAATGCACGCCTGCCACACGCATAGTTCGTGCgacaaacaaaacgcaaaacaaaacaaaaccagaacGATCCTGCGTGGATGTGTAAGTGTCACGAGAGGAGAAATGTTTAATCCTTTGGATTCTTTCCCATTTGTAGCAGCGTAGAATAAAGGATTGAAGGGGGATTGTAGTTAATGCATAATCGGAATAAACTCCAACCGAAAACTCCTATCCTaataaccagcaaaaaagcttcaaaatCGGTGCACCCCCCTTCACTCGATCTCGATCCTTCTTCCTACGCGACTCCCATCTTCCATCTTCCTGCTCCATCCCTTCGCTCACATTCAAAATAGTTATAATTTTGAAACTAttcttttgatttaaaatctGTTTGAACACTattcataaaacaaaacttagaaagaaaaaaaaacaataaattttaaagcgtGGAATCgagggcaaacaaaacaacattatAGAACGCAATTTCAATGTGGAAAGAAACCCAAATCGAGTGATTCCAGTTTTGTCGTACGAACAGTCCCAAACACACCAAACTCATAGGTTTACATTTGCAATGAAACGATCTAGAAGAAGGTGCGTAGTTCAACATTCGCACATATTTCATTAAGCATTGCCGTGCAGTGCACTTACACGCTCAAATGCATTGCCTATCTGCTCCATTAACTTTTTACCCTGCAGCGTGCCCATTTCGTTTCGCAAAATCTGCTTCGCCCTTACCAAACACTGCAAGGCTTCACCGAGGCCGGTGGATTTTTCGGGCGAATCGGCGCCGGAACGTGCGCGCCGTTTGTTCAGCTCAACCAGGCCGGCCTGCTGCTCCAGCAAAACAACTCCCGCGTACAGCGTCAACCGGAACGAGTCGGGATCGAGCACATCGATGATCGACATCATTTCGCGACACATTTGAATTTTTCTGTGTAGCGTCGCGTCGGACAGTTCATGCAACCGGTGGCCGGGAAAGTGTCCGTACATTTGTATTAGCGAATGTTTAAGCGTTTGCAGATGGAAGTGGTTTGGGTGGAGAAAGCTTTCCAGCTTGAAGATAAGATCCTCAAACTCCTTTACGGAGCATTTGCGTCCCATCACGCCGTCTACCTCTTCGCCAATTTGGGCCATTAGCAAGTTGACCTGTGCGTGTGTTACCTGCACCGGGCAGCGGTTACACTGCCAATCGCTTGTCTCTAGCAGCGGATTGAGCGGCAGCTGGAACCCTCCGCACGGTTCGCTCTCCAAGCCCATGCAGCGTAACGCACTCAGGAATGTGCCTAGCTCCGTTGGATCGGAACATCGATCACACTTGCAGGCAAAGTATTTGTTCGTCTTCAGATGGTCCCGGCGCAGTTGCGTTCCCCACAGCGAATGTGTGTAGGTAGTCGTTAGATGTTCTCCTGCAATGCGAGCGACAGTTCCATTGTGAGTGAATGTGTTGTGTGCCACAGGCAGGCGGTGCTCCATACGTACCTTTCTGGATGTCCCTGCCCGTTCGAAACGTAAGCCTCATTCCCTTGGAGCAGTCGAAGGTGTAGAACGAGTTGGGCATGCAGTTGTGCTCCAGCAAGCAACCCCTCGCATAAATGCCACAAATTTCTCGACCGTTCGACAGCGGAATAACCATCGCATTCACCTCCAGTATGCCGCTGATCTTGTGTAGCGTTTTGCGATCGCACATCTTAAGCACAACTATGCCCTCCTTGCGTTCCAGCTGCTGCAGCGGTTCGAGAAAATTGCGGAACAAATACGACACGATTCGCTCGTCCGCATCCGCGTAGTAGCTGGTGGTTTTGCGCGCCTCGTAATGGCTCTCCAGGCTGGTGATCTGCTCGAACAGGCTGGGCTGGCATATTTGTAAGGCCACACatttcagcaccagcagcgcaTCGTAGCGGTAGTAATCGAAGAACGCATCCGGATCGTCGCCCGGTTTCGGAGGCCGGCCAAACCGTAGGATTCCACACTCGAGCCCGTGAAGGTTGGTGTTGTCGAGCCCGGGGCAGTTGGGTTTACACGCTGGCCACCGGCAAAGCTCGCAGTAAAACTGCCCCAAGTTGCAGTCGGCAAAACATCCCACGCACGGTACAACGGGCGAACGTTGCTCGTACTCGTCCAGATTCCATTTCGGGCCTATAACGAGCGGATTTTCCGTGAAGAGCACGGTGTCCTTTGGAATTGCGCTTGTTGCTATAAAATGCCGGCCAACCTCATCGTTTCGCGCTAACTGAAATGAGATGGAAGCGAAACAAATGATTCCCAATTACAAACAATTAAATTTCCTTTCCTGCAACGGGTTTAAGGCGGCCAACATGTCAGTCTGTTAGTGATGATCTTCGGAGGCCCGCGATGCTTGCTTCTAATCATAGAAAGAATTATCATTCAAGATCTGCTTCAAAATACCACACCCGTCTTGCGTCCTGCCTGGTCATTTGAACTgagattttctatttttaaagtTAATGTCTCGATTGCCGTAAGGTAAACGATGTAAGGGACCCAACATCATGGTTGGAGGAATGGAATTTATCGAACTGTCACACTCGATGAAACGTTTATTATCAACTTTGAATGCGATCATTCGATGAATattgccaaacaaaaaaaaactacagacCGATACAAAATATCAAAATCAATATGAACCCAAAACATGACTTAGTCACCTACCTCGTACGGTTTGGCGCACTCGTGCTTGTGTTTGGCTCTCCAATGTTTCTTTTGGTGATCGGAATTGCAGTACACCACTTGCTGGCAACCGGCGCACTTTAACTTTGCCGGTACACTACAAAAGCCACACTTTGCATCCATAACTAGTGTACACCTAACGCTCAACAATCTTACACCCTACTACGAAATCAAAACTTCACTGAACTCGACACGACACGGCAGAATCCAACGTTCCTCCCCCAGCTAATGATGCAACAGCGCTGACATGGGCACGTTCTGCCCCAACGTTCTGATTTGCGCATGCGCGCGTTAGTTAGTACCCTGTGCATGTTTAGAGATGAACTCTTCGCTCCATTTTCTAAATGCAACAATGTATTAATTTCGCATAAATATAAATGTTGTTATATCGTTTTCCTCCTGATTCCAGCTTTACTTAAACCTTAGTTGACTAATTGGCAGGGAAATGTTCAGAGCATTTAGAGGTTTATCAGTTTTATTCAGTTAATAAGCAGCTAGCTCCACATTTGCGACCGTGTCATTTTAGAAATGTGGCAATATTTGCGTGTATTATTTTGGTAACGGTGTTAATGTGCCGACTTGCATTCCACGGCGCATCGCAACTCTGCCCACAAATTATCCGCGGCTCTGTTCAAATCGTAATCACAATGGGCGCAGCATCCTAAATTGATGGCCATCGTAAACCAAGATTAATAGAAAATTTAGTTCAAATATTAAAGTTGGTAAAGTTATTTTTTATGGTTAAATTATTCAAGATTTCATCAATACTAAAGCCACTGTAAGGGATAAATGTTTTCTACTTTTCTACAACATAGTGCACATCGACTGAAAACAGTTCAGTTACAAAAGCTCAGGATTTAGTTTATCAATACGTGAATAAGAACTGGATTCCACAAAACGAAGCTCAGTATTTAATGCTACTTCTTGTTGCCTATAATGCAGCAAGGGTTACATGGATGAAAACCGGTACAACGAATGTAATTTCCGCTTTGCGCTCATTTTGCGTGATGCGCTCAACTGCTCGATTGTATTGCGCTAGCGTCCACGTATTTTCTAACAACCTTGGTAAACGGTGCTCGAGGAAAAGTTTCGTGCTCGAACGACTAGTCAAACTGCTCGACGGATTTTTGACATCGACGacacagcatcaaaaaagaatTAAACACAGCGAATAAAAACGGAGgaatataaatttaattttgaaatttattttcgcTTTTCCTCCTAAACAACGTTACTGACCCACCGCGTTCGGTAGCGGGCCACGCGAAACACGGTTCATAGGCGCTCATGACAGTGGAGTGATTGCTGGAAACGCTGCGAACGTAAATATAAACGCGTCGTTTCGGGTGAAAAACTGATGCAAGCAAAACCGACCAGGCTTAAAAAGTGTTGTGCTTAGCTAAATCCTGCTTCCCCGTAGCGTAACATCCGATCTCGTTCGGACTAGGCTACATTACGTGTTGCGGACTTAAAAGGATACGTTCGGTTAGAAGCTTGTGGCATGACTTTGGTCATTGGTGCTGCATAACTCAGTGTAAAGCACAACAGTGCACCGAGCGCTATTGATATAGTGACGGCTACAGAGCTACGGAGCTGTTGGATACGGATTACCGCGTGCATCGCAAATAGTGCTCTCCGAGTGAAGATTTCAAGCAAATCGTTTGCATTCTGGTGGTAAGTGTACATGCCTGGTTTGTTTCGCTTGGAACAGGCCGAAAAACGACGCGGTCAAAAAATTCAACCCATCACCGTAATAGTGCTTTCCAACCCCCAGTCTCCATTCGGACAACTCCCGCCCtgtctccggacatggctgaaagaagctgtttttgttttgaatttgaattcaaAAGATTCAAAATGGTTCTTGCTGGAGATGGTGCAGCAATCCCATTCGTTTGCTGCGTAAACTGGGGCAAAGACTTTCGGGCGCTTGCTTTCCTGGAAAAAGATGTTAATTTTAAGTGATTTAGAGATTGTATGGGCTGACATTTGAAATAATTCTGACACAAGCACCATGAGATAGTGAAATAACCCGCTCGGTTccacaaaacaaacttcaTCATGCATCTCTTGTTGCAGCACAATAGTTGGCCATAATGGAAGAGCTGAGGGATATCGAGGATGAGCCGTACAACGATTCGCAGGATTTGGTAGAATATACGACCGAAGACGAAACGGACGAAATGGAGCATGGCACCATAAATATCGATTTGGAAGATTTAGTCGAAGAAACTAACCAGCCTGGTGTGTCTACTGACGAGGTTAGTTGCTGGGATGATCGCCTACATTTCTTAAGCAGTTATTTAATTTTACGTTTCTTTCGTCCCTAAGGAGTACGAAAATTACGAAGATGACCAAAAACCAGGCCAGATTGAACTTGAACCCGACAGTAGCAAAACAATGCCCACTTTTAAAACTACTGTTTCCATTTCTGGATTGCAAAAGATCGGCAACAACAGTTCCGGAACGGAGCGTATGGCTCCCAAAGTGATGGTACTACCACAAGGCAGCAGtacaccaacgacgacgacgacaccgATGAAGCTGCTAAACACGTCGCGCACTTCCGTAACGCCCACAATGGCAACCACGTCCTACCGTTTGCTCAACTCGGATGGCACCATGATCGTGAACGTTTCCAACAAACCGGCTACTGCGATGAAGAAAGTAATTTCCGTAGCTAACCCTACCGCTGCCTCGCTACAAAGCCCCACCAACAGGGTAGTGCTCAATACGAAAGCACCGGTGATGCATATTCAACCAGCACAAACCATACCGACCTCTCCGGGATCTACTGGTGGGTTGAAAGCGATGAAAACGATCACGATGAAAACAATTCCCGGAGGTACGATTAAGATGGTGCCACAAACAGCACCGCTACCTTCGGGGTTGCAGGGAACGGTGCTGCGAATGTCCAAACCCGGCGTCGTAGGTCAAACCGTTTCTCTGACAGGCGCTACCAAGCTAGTGAAACCCACCCCGGCCACAACCGGTGGCAGCGAAGTATCGAAGGTCATTTTAAACTCGGCTGTCGCGGGACCGAAGAAGATTGTGGCAGCACCGGCGAATGCAGCACTGCACGCGGTCACCCTGCCCGGTGGGAAGGGAGTGCAGTATGTGCGCTTGTTAAACCAGCGCCCATCGGCCACCACTGGCGCACAAAAGATTGTAATGCAAGCACCGAACAAGGCGAGCAGTATCGTCGCGAGTGCGGCACCAACTGCAACCGTGCTCAATGCAGGTGCGGCAACGACCACCGCCGGTACCATCCAAGCGGGGCCATCAAAAATCATcatgcaaaacaataaaacgttTGTTATACGGAACGGTAGCACAAACCTGGCCGCGGCGTCTGCTACCATCGGCAAACCATCGATTCTGTCCGCTGGCAAAAAGATCATACTAAACGCCGACAGCAGCTCCGGTACCACTCGCATTGTTTTGGCGAAAGAAGCTACgaaaaaattaaacagcattcaaACGGTTGTCCAAAAATCGCAGCTAGTACCTTCGAACGGTGCATCTTCTTCCGAGGAAGGTGGTGTTAATGCGGTGGTTCTAAAACAAGAACCACACGCAAAAACCACCGAACCGGCCAAGGCGAATGCGAATAGTCCGGCACAGTCGATGAGCGGTAGTGGTGTGAAAGCGGCCGATGGTTCCAAAGATTCTACGCGCGTCGTCACATCTGCTAGCTACGGCTTTCCTGAGGAGGCATACAAGAAACGACCGTGTAATTGTACAAAGTCGCAGTGCTTAAAGCTGTACTGCGATTGTTTCGCGAATGGCGAGTACTGTTACAACTGTAATTGTAAGGATTGCTTCAACACGTTCGATCATGCTAACGAGCGACAGAAAGCTATCAGATCGACGCTGGAGCGCAATCCAAATGCTTTCAAGTACGTATGATTCCTGCCGAGCGATTGAACGAAAGTAGAAAAGCTTGCAATTTTGTACCGTTTAATTTTAGACCGAAAATCGGATCCATCGGATCGACGGACGACGGGACGCGATTGCACACCAAGGGCTGCAACTGCAAACGCTCCGGGTGTTTGAAGAATTACTGCGAGTGTTACGAAGGCAAAATTCCATGTTCCAGCAACTGTAAATGCGTAGGTAATGTGTTGCCCACCCGTAGAGCTCGTCGAATCCCAACATTGCATTGCTTATAGAAtggtttgttttacatttacTCTCCACGTTCATTTACAGGCTGTCGCAATACAGAAAACTTTGATATGGTTTACGAGTACTATTCTTCCAACGATGCGTCAACGAAATCGGTTGAGGAAGGTTCAAACAGCAACATTCTTATCATACCCGACAAGCTAGATGCTGGCACAGGCAAGAGACGCTCAAGCGGCGATGCGGTAGGACTCAAGCGTTCCGCTTCCCTGTTGGACACCGATCTCTCCCAGCTACCACCGGCCAAACAGCCGCACAACTTTATGACGATGGATGTCATAGAGGCAACCGTGCAGTGTATGGTGGCACAGGCCGACGAATGCTTAAAGCGTGGCTGCAGCATGCGTACCTCCGAGCTAATGATTCTCGAAGAATACGGACGTTGCCTGCTGGAAATCAAGGAATTTGCGTTCAATACGGAAAACTGAATTGGGAACCGTATGACCGCCGAAAGAAAGCAGAATTGTTACGTGCTTATATATATAGCTCTATATTTTTAATCCttgtttttggaaaaaatgtTCATAAGCAAAGTAACGTTCTATCTTTTAAGACAAGTTGCAGTTAATTAACGCGCGGTGTCACAGTTAATTCTTTCCGGGACAATAATCTCGATTGAATGCTGCTCCCTTATACGCAGAGTTGACTATTTGACTAAGGGTAGCAaaagaaaggaggaaaaacaagTCATGGTAGAACAGTTAGTAGTTAAAGGGGCCGATAATAGTGACACAGCACAGATCGGAAAAATGAgatcaatttttttaatgcagAAGACAGATTTGCAACTTTTCTATAGTGTGCTCCTACCAGTCGGATGGTTTTTAATCGGAATGCAGCTACGAAAATACCtctttgaaaagaaaaaaaaaaaacaactcaaagTGAATGACGAGTTTAGGGGTTAGCTGTCTTCGACGACAGTTAATTTGCAATATAGTTGTACGAATGGTTTGGATATTGCACCTAGTGTTGGCTCGTGGGCTACGAAGCGAGTGAGCACCTAGTTTTCGTGCTAGTCTTTGCTGGCTAAGAACCGCAGTACGACAATTTGACGGTCAATAGCAGCAATGAAAGGTGTATAGTAAACAGgagatattttaaattaagctTTGCCAAACAGTGTTAGCAAAGGGAAACAAGGCACCATCAATATAAGTAGTGTGTATAGAAGTGCGTAGGGGGTTTGCTGCTAGCTGGTACCCAACATCCTTCACGTGTTTGTTACTTCTAAGCGCCTCGACCTGCTGCATGAACTATTTCAGTTGATGCAGTTAGATTtatgtgtaaataaacaataaaacttACTTACCAACAACACCTTACGTAAGGCATTATAGCTCTGCACCGGTCTTCTAATCTGTTTCCAATCGACATTCATCCACGCTCTAGcaccatctcaatttgggacTTCCAGTGACGGGTCTTCCGGATTTGCTGACATCATTTAGACTTGTTCAGAGGTGTATCTCACAGCTTGGGATCACAGCAGCAAAATGCTGGCAATTCTCGGTTGCCATAGTTTCCATAGCTATTCTGGTTCTTGTGGCTTTAACAGTATTTCGAACCAGTTCCAAATGATATTCATTTGGTCCAATATGTCCATCGAATTCCTAGATGGTTTGTTaatgttaaaattatttgctcGGATATTTCTCATTTTCCGCTACATGCGAGGATTTATTCTTTTCAAAGCTTCCTTTCCATTAACGATAAAGCGTGGAATAGTCatgtaaatttaaataaaaaaaatgagttGTTTCACTTTACATACGGGCCCAACGGATTGACTTGACAGACAAGCCGCGTGTAAATATAAtagcaaaaaaccaaaagaTTCAACCAACTTTCCGCCCCTTTGGTTATCTAGTGCCATgcggcaaagaaaacaaaatcctgcaaaatgtacaaaacaATATTCCAACGATCCGGAGCAAGTGTTGTACAAAAGTGtagatttaaattaaaacatccGTTTCATGGAATGTCATTTTGAGTTCTGCGGCCTTCAGTGTATTTGGCAGTTTGATCTGTCAAACTGTTTGGttaactcttttttttcttacgcGATTGAACAGGGAAACAGAGACGAGAAACAAAATTTCGGATCGGGACCATTTTTCCATACGTGTGGCAACCAGTTCGTGGTTGTTCTAATCGCCGTGCATCAGAACCCGCAGAATCAGTAGTCGAAACAGTGTTGCTGGTCATCATCGTAGTGTTTCGTTAATGTATATCTAGCAGCCACGGCGTTGTAGATCCTGACCAATAATCCCTACCCTAGTGAGTGCATTATTTGCAGCAGCTATCACCGCAGCCAAGGCTCTTGCTTGATTGTAAGTTTGCCATCGTTTATTTTCCGTGACGGCAGtattcgtgtgtgcgtgtgtttgagtCGGATTTATGTTGGTTTTTTGCAAAAGTGTTCACTGGTTTTGTATGGTAAGAGTTTGGCCAGGAGTAATGTAGTAGGTCGTTTTGTGATCAAACCCGATACACGCAACACGGAAGTGAATTAATTGCAGCTAGAGAGCCCTCTTACGTTGTACGTGGTACGGTGACCAGTGTTGCCTACACTCACCTACCTTTACATTGGTGGCTTGGCCAGCCAGATCCATTCCAATTATTGCTGAATTAACAATGtgattttgttgctttcgCTTCTTCCGATTCTGCTGCATTCGACGTGCAATGCGATGGGGGATGTGCGAATGCCAGACCTGGGTGTTGTTGCTATAAGCTTTTCAATCGCAcgagaataaaacaaaatttcaaacatCCAAGCAAGCCATGGAGTTCTTCCGTGTTGGAAGAAAGTAAATTTAGTTCAGGCCAAATGGTCCTGGCCTCCTCAATCGCTTCGCTTGTGCTGTATTGTTTGTCGTGCAAAATTGGTGTCCGTACATTCGTGTGTCTGGCTTAATCCAGAACCGAATCATTTTACATGCGAGAGAGCGGATGCAAGGGAGCAATCGCGCGCACAtaagggagggagagagaaagagacacaACTATAGGTAGAGAACCAGCAACAACCATCAAATGAAACATACAGCAGCTAGCAAGCAGGCAAGCAAGCTCTGTTCTATTGTGCCCGTTTGGCTACTGTCTTTGATTGTTGGTTACACAGCACCTTGGTCCAGCGGAGCCCCAGAGGAAGCTATCATTGTTGAAGCCACTCCGCATTCGAACACTATACACACATCAAAGTAAGTGCAGTGTACGAAAGTGTTACCATCTTCCCAGAGGAGGGTTTACATGTTCCGGCGCTGTGTGTGAGAATCGACGGGACTTTGGTGTTAGTTTTTCCATTGCCTGCTCTACGGGGCAACTCTTTACATTGTTGATGTAtgggtttgtgtgttgtgcgaAGTTCAATTGATTTCAATAATCTAGCTATTTATCTCGGGAAAAGGTTGGTCCGATTGATTGTTTCCGATCACGGCTGATTGATCAGTTTTTAGAAATGGTAGTGATGGTATTTTAGAGCTTAGCTAGTACAGTGCAATCGACCGGTCGGATCGGAAAAGTAAAATTACATTGCTGGGTTTAGTgtattcaaaaacaaaagaaaagcatcaAAAACAATGTTTTAGTTGTGCTTACGGTACTTCCGTTCCGTAAACGCACAGTGCAGAGAGTGTGGTAGTTGGTTCATAAATCATTTTACAACGGATGATCAAACAGAGAAGGGACAATACACGCCTTTGCAGTCAGGTATTCTGTACAGCAAGCACAAAACGCACTGTAAAGCCAGTGATAATGGTTAACAAAATTTTACCCATTACATATTTAACACTGCCGCGAACACGAAGGGGGGAGCACTATCAAGTCTCATCCGGACCATCTAGTGAAGGCGGCCCGAAAATGAGCCTACTAGTGAAGGCGGCCCGAAAATTCAATACAAGGCTTCTCACCGTTGTAGTGTCGAAAAAGACGATTACATTTTAAATCGAATTATTGTCAAATTTTCCCATAGTACAGTGTAAGCAGTACGGCCTTTCTATCTGTAACGTGGCCAGATCATTCTTCTAGTATAGAAAGTGTTGGTGCTGAGTGATCTTGTAGGACGAAAGGTG from Anopheles stephensi strain Indian chromosome 2, UCI_ANSTEP_V1.0, whole genome shotgun sequence includes the following:
- the LOC118507931 gene encoding protein lin-54 homolog; amino-acid sequence: MEELRDIEDEPYNDSQDLVEYTTEDETDEMEHGTINIDLEDLVEETNQPGVSTDEEYENYEDDQKPGQIELEPDSSKTMPTFKTTVSISGLQKIGNNSSGTERMAPKVMVLPQGSSTPTTTTTPMKLLNTSRTSVTPTMATTSYRLLNSDGTMIVNVSNKPATAMKKVISVANPTAASLQSPTNRVVLNTKAPVMHIQPAQTIPTSPGSTGGLKAMKTITMKTIPGGTIKMVPQTAPLPSGLQGTVLRMSKPGVVGQTVSLTGATKLVKPTPATTGGSEVSKVILNSAVAGPKKIVAAPANAALHAVTLPGGKGVQYVRLLNQRPSATTGAQKIVMQAPNKASSIVASAAPTATVLNAGAATTTAGTIQAGPSKIIMQNNKTFVIRNGSTNLAAASATIGKPSILSAGKKIILNADSSSGTTRIVLAKEATKKLNSIQTVVQKSQLVPSNGASSSEEGGVNAVVLKQEPHAKTTEPAKANANSPAQSMSGSGVKAADGSKDSTRVVTSASYGFPEEAYKKRPCNCTKSQCLKLYCDCFANGEYCYNCNCKDCFNTFDHANERQKAIRSTLERNPNAFKPKIGSIGSTDDGTRLHTKGCNCKRSGCLKNYCECYEGKIPCSSNCKCVGCRNTENFDMVYEYYSSNDASTKSVEEGSNSNILIIPDKLDAGTGKRRSSGDAVGLKRSASLLDTDLSQLPPAKQPHNFMTMDVIEATVQCMVAQADECLKRGCSMRTSELMILEEYGRCLLEIKEFAFNTEN
- the LOC118506214 gene encoding SET domain-containing protein SmydA-8; the encoded protein is MDAKCGFCSVPAKLKCAGCQQVVYCNSDHQKKHWRAKHKHECAKPYELARNDEVGRHFIATSAIPKDTVLFTENPLVIGPKWNLDEYEQRSPVVPCVGCFADCNLGQFYCELCRWPACKPNCPGLDNTNLHGLECGILRFGRPPKPGDDPDAFFDYYRYDALLVLKCVALQICQPSLFEQITSLESHYEARKTTSYYADADERIVSYLFRNFLEPLQQLERKEGIVVLKMCDRKTLHKISGILEVNAMVIPLSNGREICGIYARGCLLEHNCMPNSFYTFDCSKGMRLTFRTGRDIQKGEHLTTTYTHSLWGTQLRRDHLKTNKYFACKCDRCSDPTELGTFLSALRCMGLESEPCGGFQLPLNPLLETSDWQCNRCPVQVTHAQVNLLMAQIGEEVDGVMGRKCSVKEFEDLIFKLESFLHPNHFHLQTLKHSLIQMYGHFPGHRLHELSDATLHRKIQMCREMMSIIDVLDPDSFRLTLYAGVVLLEQQAGLVELNKRRARSGADSPEKSTGLGEALQCLVRAKQILRNEMGTLQGKKLMEQIGNAFERVSALHGNA